A window of Komagataella phaffii GS115 chromosome 1, complete sequence contains these coding sequences:
- a CDS encoding AP-3 complex subunit delta — translation MTDVKSRLRPFGISFEKSLSDLIKGIRSNNEDPDKLLLFLEESIQECREELRANDLQLKSTAVLKLAYLEMYGFDMSWCSFQILEVMSSSNFQHKRIGYLAAMQIMIRNDNDDALMLMTNLLKKDLTSSNQVEAGLALSGIASIVTTELAHDVCEDIVRMLSHSSPFIRKKAVLAMFKIFLKYPDFLRSFYPRLIERLSDDDTSVVSATVNVVCELANKNPKNYVELAPQLYELLTSSKNNWMVIRLLKLFSSLSLVEPRLKKKMLPAILNILTKTEALSLVYECIDCILTGKMLAEDDYKLAKLMVERLLVFFEADDANLKYVALSAFIKIMTIHRSFISQHSKVVLDGINDTDLAIREKALSLLDALVTEENITKIVSKMMLLLLPNDDDTSESTMSRFESFQKQQMAIIPKSFKLLVIKKIISICCEKNYQLIPNFSWYANVLYDFIKLNASLDIQQVQSLISEQFVNLALRVPSIRPELVSMCLATLRDSNNYSTFEDGLKDCVWIVGEYYDEYTEGESEFEHEEDDEGGHKLNGFEIITDLTKVEFFAQTDPTTLSILIHNLVKVFAKFVCSLKSDWNESTVEMVTNLNQILLDWLEQFQSHVNTEVQERSASFIEVLKLIPESLSPSGPSGFVEDVLLGFFNGQTLKPVSYLTQQKITIPEDVDLDKPFYPGALEEFIAKHKPLEESDHESIYNYWSDSQESEPQEKYPEDDIERLERIRDDPFYIGMDTVPNSESPSQDLISIDSRDTPAIKKKPSSGKSKKKVRVNREKVLILDDDLTPNVGLLDLESESVSRNSGRSRKGLLIDSSNLDKFDINADSDAYNKGTNGGGTYGEYEVNQLVEEMKGLQTEQGTSSSKVKKKKKKETGIGLEDVEGEPKKLKRKKKKKKAVIQE, via the coding sequence ATGACTGACGTCAAGTCCCGACTAAGGCCTTTCGGAATATCTTTCGAAAAGTCACTGAGTGACTTGATTAAGGGAATTCGATCAAATAATGAGGATCCCGACaaattgcttctttttttggagGAGTCAATCCAAGAGTGTAGGGAAGAACTAAGGGCGAACGACCTGCAGCTGAAATCCACCGCAGTTCTCAAACTAGCTTACTTGGAGATGTACGGTTTTGATATGTCTTGGTGTTCATTTCAGATATTGGAGGTGATGAGCAGTAGTAATTTTCAGCACAAAAGAATAGGGTATCTGGCAGCTATGCAAATCATGATAAGAAACGATAATGACGACGCATTGATGTTAATGACCAATTTACTGAAGAAAGATCTGACCAGCTCCAACCAAGTTGAGGCAGGTCTTGCGTTAAGTGGGATTGCCTCCATAGTAACCACAGAATTGGCCCACGATGTATGTGAGGATATAGTCAGAATGTTATCCCATTCGTCTCCTTTCATCAGGAAGAAAGCCGTCCTCGCCAtgttcaaaatttttctcAAATACCCAGACTTTTTGAGGTCTTTCTATCCCCGATTGATAGAACGCTTGAGTGATGACGACACGTCTGTGGTCAGTGCTACTGTGAATGTAGTCTGTGAATTGGCTAACAAGAACCCTAAGAACTATGTCGAGTTGGCACCACAACTTTATGAACTGCTGACGTCGTCTAAGAACAATTGGATGGTTATCAGGctgttgaaattgttttcGTCCTTATCTTTGGTAGAACCTAGGttaaaaaagaaaatgctcCCAGCGatcttgaatattttgacCAAAACAGAAGCTTTATCTTTGGTTTACGAATGTATTGACTGTATTCTAACAGGTAAAATGCTTGCAGAAGATGATTACAAACTTGCAAAATTAATGGTTGAAAGGCTCttagttttctttgaagcgGATGATGCCAATTTAAAGTACGTCGCCCTATCTGCATTCATCAAAATTATGACTATTCATAGATCCTTTATTTCACAGCATTCTAAGGTGGTACTAGACGGAATAAATGACACAGACTTGGCTATTAGAGAAAAAGCTTTATCATTATTGGATGCTCTTGTCACCGAAGAGAATATCACCAAGATTGTCTCAAAAATGATGCTTTTGCTATTACCAAATGATGACGATACTTCAGAATCTACAATGTCACgatttgaatcttttcaaaaacagcAAATGGCAATCATCCCGAAATCTTTCAAGCTTCTTGTTataaagaaaattatttcCATTTGTTGTGAAAAGAACTATCAACTAAttccaaacttttcttGGTATGCTAATGTGCTATACGATTTCATCAAGCTAAATGCCTCCTTAGACATCCAACAAGTTCAGTCGCTCATTTCGGAGCAGTTCGTTAACTTAGCATTACGTGTGCCAAGTATTCGACCTGAGTTGGTGTCCATGTGTTTGGCAACTTTGAGAGATTCAAACAATTATTCGACATTTGAAGATGGGCTTAAAGATTGCGTATGGATAGTTGGAGAGTATTACGACGAATACACCGAAGGTGAATCGGAGTTTGAAcacgaagaagatgatgaaggaGGGCATAAACTCAATGGATTTGAGATTATAACCGATCTAACAAAGGTAGAGTTTTTTGCTCAAACAGATCCTACTACGCTCTCGATACTAATTCATAACTTGGTTAAAGTTTTTGCCAAGTTTGTTTGTTCATTGAAATCCGATTGGAACGAATCTACTGTGGAAATGGTAACTAACTTGAATCAGATATTACTCGACTGGTTGGAGCAGTTCCAATCACATGTGAATACAGAAGTACAAGAAAGAAGTGCCTCATTTATTGAAGTTCTGAAGCTAATTCCAGAAAGCTTAAGTCCTAGTGGACCCTCTGGGTTTGTGGAGGACGTATTGTTAGGGTTTTTCAACGGCCAAACGCTAAAACCGGTGTCCTATTTGACCCAACAGAAAATAACAATACCAGAGGATGTAGATCTGGACAAACCGTTTTACCCTGGTGCGTTGGAGGAATTCATCGCCAAACACAAACCGTTGGAAGAGTCTGATCATGAGAGCATATACAACTATTGGAGCGACTCACAGGAAAGTGAACCACAGGAAAAATATCCGGAAGATGATATAGAAAGGTTAGAACGCATCAGGGATGATCCGTTCTACATAGGAATGGACACCGTTCCCAACTCTGAAAGCCCAAGCCAGGATTTGATCTCCATTGACTCAAGGGACACTCCAgcaatcaagaaaaagccCAGTTCCGGTAAaagcaagaagaaagtcAGAGTCAACAGAGAAAAGGTATTGATCTTAGATGATGATCTGACTCCTAATGTCGGTTTACTTGACTTGGAGTCAGAAAGCGTGTCTCGTAATAGCGGAAGGAGTCGGAAAGGATTGTTGATTGACTCTTCAAACCTGGACAAGTTCGATATCAATGCTGATTCAGACGCTTACAATAAAGGCACTAATGGAGGGGGAACTTACGGAGAGTATGAAGTTAACCAATTAGTAGAGGAGATGAAAGGATTGCAGACTGAGCAAGGCACAAGCAGCTCTAAagtaaagaaaaagaagaagaaagaaactggGATCGggttggaagatgttgagGGTGAGCCAAAGAAACTtaaaaggaaaaagaaaaagaagaaggccGTAATCCAAGAATAG